TCCGGAATGCGTCTGCGTCTCCTACGGCCACGTCGGCGACGGCAACGTGCACCTGAATGTGCTGCCGCCGGGTGACCTGCCGCGCAGTGAGATCGATACGCGGATCTACAAGGCCAAGAAGATCATCAACGAAGTGCTCGACCGCTATCACGGCTCGATCAGCGCCGAGCACGGCATCGGTCGCTTGAAGAAGTCCGACTTCGACACGCGTCTGTCCGAGGTTCGGCGCAAGCTGCTGACCGCGGCGAAGACGGCGATCGATCCGGATCTTCGGATGAATCCCGGTTGCCAATTGAGTTTCGCGAGGGATTGAGAGACAAACCCCACGTGACGCGGAGGAGGCGGGCGTAAAGACGATGGAATTCGGACATATCAGGCGAAGCGAGCATCTGCCGGCACGCATTGCGGCTCAGATTGCGCGCGACATCACCGAAGGCCGGATGCGCCCCGGCGAAAAGCTGCCGACCGAACACTTTCTGGCCAAGGCACTGGGCGTGAGCCGGTCCGTGGTGCGCGAGGCGATTGCCCAGTTGCGCAACGAAGGACTGGTCGAGACGCGCCAGGGTGTCGGCGCCTTCGTCACCGAGCCCCACGCACGGCCGATCCGCATCGAGCAGGATGATCTGGCCAACCGCCAAAGTTTCCGCGACCTTTTTCAGTTGCGGGTGCCGCTGGAGATCGAGGCTGCGGGCCTGGCCGCGCTGCACCATACGGCCGACGATCTCGCGCGTATCGACGATGCGCTAACCAGTATGAGCGGCGCGGAAAAGTGGACGGCGGAAGGCATCGTCGCCGACCTTGCGTTTCATCGCGCGGTCGCGGCCGCCACTGGAAACGAGTACTTCTCGGTCTTCCTTGGCTTCATCGCGGAGCGGATCAGTCTGGCGATCGACGCAGCGCGGGCGGTCGCAGTTCTTGAGGAGATCGTCGAGGTGACGATCGAGGAGCATATCGTCGTGCGCGATGCCATTGCCAGCCGGGATCCGAAGCGGGCGAGGGAGGCAATGAGGATGCATATACTGGGGGCGGCGAGGCGACTCGACCTGACGCTTGAGGCCTATTAAGGACGCATTTTATCAATATCGAGCCCCGAACGGTCGAGAGTCTTCGGTGGTGAGAATCTCAATCGTGGTGGCTTTCTGAACAAGCCGTCATTTGGACGCTGGACAGTGCGACGGAGTCCGATTAAAACGATTGAGCGATGTTGTCAGACATCCAGACAATAAGGCAAGGCAGCGGGAGGTCGCTGCCTGGGAGACATTCGAAAAGGGAGGATGGACTTGGTTTCCAGGCATTCACTATCCGCGGCCGCAATCTTGCCGGAAGACGCAGCGCAGGCCGTTCTGGTCGGGCGTGTGTGGTCGAAGGCCGTCGATG
The genomic region above belongs to Sinorhizobium mexicanum and contains:
- a CDS encoding FadR/GntR family transcriptional regulator is translated as MEFGHIRRSEHLPARIAAQIARDITEGRMRPGEKLPTEHFLAKALGVSRSVVREAIAQLRNEGLVETRQGVGAFVTEPHARPIRIEQDDLANRQSFRDLFQLRVPLEIEAAGLAALHHTADDLARIDDALTSMSGAEKWTAEGIVADLAFHRAVAAATGNEYFSVFLGFIAERISLAIDAARAVAVLEEIVEVTIEEHIVVRDAIASRDPKRAREAMRMHILGAARRLDLTLEAY